Proteins encoded in a region of the Euzebya tangerina genome:
- a CDS encoding YczE/YyaS/YitT family protein has protein sequence MSGAETEARTSGAHDPETRRGQETLWRTSPGRLTRLILGLVLFGVGEALMVLSTLGNSPWTVFAEGLALRTPMTIGVATIVTGVVIFLIWIPLQVRPGIGTVLNLFLIGIAIDATLFVLDDPEGLVLRTAYLLLGVVTVGVGSGLYLGTNHGPGPRDGLMTGLNRLTGVPISLVRGVIELSALGIGWVLGGTVGVGTVVFALLIGPSVQGGLALDARVRALLARPGFSGPTR, from the coding sequence ATGTCTGGAGCAGAGACCGAGGCGAGGACGTCCGGTGCGCACGATCCCGAAACCCGGCGCGGGCAGGAGACGCTGTGGCGGACGTCCCCAGGTCGTCTCACGCGTCTGATCCTCGGGCTGGTCCTCTTCGGCGTAGGTGAGGCCCTGATGGTGCTGTCCACGCTTGGGAACTCGCCCTGGACGGTCTTCGCCGAGGGACTGGCGCTGCGCACACCGATGACCATCGGCGTCGCGACGATCGTCACGGGCGTGGTGATCTTCCTCATCTGGATTCCGCTGCAGGTTAGGCCCGGGATCGGAACCGTCCTCAACCTCTTCCTCATCGGGATCGCCATCGACGCAACGCTGTTCGTGCTGGACGACCCGGAGGGTCTGGTTCTCCGGACCGCCTACCTCCTGCTCGGTGTGGTGACGGTGGGCGTGGGCTCCGGGTTGTATTTGGGGACCAACCACGGCCCCGGACCACGTGACGGTCTGATGACCGGCCTGAACCGCCTCACCGGCGTGCCGATCTCGCTGGTCCGTGGGGTCATCGAACTCTCGGCGCTGGGCATCGGGTGGGTGCTGGGCGGGACCGTTGGTGTGGGCACGGTGGTGTTCGCCCTGCTGATCGGCCCGTCCGTCCAGGGGGGCCTGGCGTTGGATGCCCGCGTCAGGGCCCTGCTCGCCCGGCCTGGGTTCAGCGGCCCGACTCGCTGA
- a CDS encoding MFS transporter — MSSPTADGLHFASTAGRWAIAATVAGSAVAQITGTVVNVALPDIARGLDAGTTGVQWILNAYMLTLASLILIGGALGDRFGRRRVYLLGTVIFGASSVAAALAPTLGVLLAARAVMGVGGALLTPGSLAILEASFVKDDRAAAIGAWSGLGGVAAAIGPLLGGVILDVAGWRWLFVLNVPVCVLAIIWTTRHLPESTDPDATAHHIDWAGTVTGALGLGLLTYGLIGLGGGVSLTGVTIVVAGAAVLALFVETQRRGEAPLVPPSMFADRVFVIANALTFVVYAALGGVFFLLVVFLRQVLGYSGFEAGAATLPVTLLMFALSARSGRLSNQIGPRIPLTVGPLLLAGGMLLFGQLDDGSSYTTGVLPGVLLFGFGLVCLVAPVTATVLAAADERRAGLASGVNNAVARTAGLIAVAVLPVAAGLGPDALESVTALTDGFGQAMTICAGLAVAGAALAAVGLPGSLSVSRRDDRVPEAHEHPHTSVDCPAPARRDLARAGTDQP, encoded by the coding sequence GTGAGCTCGCCGACCGCCGATGGGTTGCACTTCGCCTCGACGGCGGGGCGGTGGGCGATCGCCGCAACGGTGGCCGGCTCTGCCGTCGCTCAGATCACCGGGACCGTGGTCAACGTGGCGCTGCCGGACATCGCGCGGGGATTGGATGCCGGCACCACCGGCGTGCAGTGGATCCTGAACGCCTACATGTTGACGCTCGCGTCGCTGATCCTGATCGGTGGCGCGCTGGGTGACCGCTTCGGTCGCCGGCGGGTCTATCTGCTCGGCACGGTCATCTTCGGGGCCTCGTCAGTGGCCGCGGCGCTGGCTCCTACGCTCGGCGTGCTGCTGGCGGCCCGGGCCGTGATGGGCGTCGGGGGCGCGCTGCTCACGCCCGGCAGCCTGGCGATCCTCGAGGCCTCGTTCGTCAAGGACGACCGCGCCGCCGCCATCGGCGCCTGGTCGGGACTGGGCGGGGTCGCAGCGGCGATCGGGCCGCTTCTCGGCGGTGTGATCCTCGACGTCGCCGGGTGGCGGTGGCTGTTCGTCCTCAACGTGCCCGTGTGTGTGCTCGCCATCATCTGGACCACGCGCCATCTGCCCGAGAGCACCGACCCGGATGCGACGGCGCACCACATCGACTGGGCCGGCACGGTGACCGGGGCCCTGGGACTGGGGTTGCTCACCTACGGCCTGATCGGTCTGGGCGGTGGCGTATCGCTGACCGGCGTGACCATCGTGGTCGCCGGCGCCGCCGTCCTGGCGCTGTTCGTGGAGACCCAACGGCGTGGTGAGGCCCCGCTGGTGCCGCCGTCCATGTTCGCCGACCGCGTGTTCGTCATCGCCAATGCCCTCACCTTCGTCGTCTACGCCGCTCTCGGCGGGGTGTTCTTCCTGCTGGTCGTCTTCCTTCGGCAGGTGCTGGGGTACTCGGGGTTCGAGGCGGGTGCTGCAACCCTGCCGGTGACGCTGCTGATGTTCGCGCTCAGTGCCCGGTCCGGCCGGCTGAGCAACCAGATCGGCCCTCGCATCCCGCTGACGGTCGGGCCGCTCCTGCTGGCCGGCGGGATGCTGCTGTTCGGACAGTTGGATGATGGGAGCAGCTACACGACCGGGGTTCTCCCGGGCGTGCTGCTGTTCGGGTTCGGGCTGGTCTGCCTGGTGGCGCCGGTGACGGCGACGGTGCTCGCCGCCGCGGACGAGCGGCGAGCCGGCCTGGCGTCGGGGGTCAACAACGCGGTGGCGCGGACGGCTGGGCTGATCGCCGTGGCCGTCCTGCCGGTGGCCGCAGGGCTCGGGCCCGATGCGCTCGAGTCCGTCACGGCCCTGACCGACGGCTTCGGTCAGGCGATGACGATCTGCGCGGGCCTGGCCGTCGCGGGGGCCGCCCTTGCGGCGGTGGGGTTGCCGGGCTCCCTGTCCGTCTCACGGCGGGACGACCGGGTGCCCGAGGCGCACGAGCATCCGCACACCAGCGTGGACTGCCCGGCTCCTGCCCGCCGCGACCTGGCGCGGGCGGGGACTGACCAGCCCTAG
- a CDS encoding ATP-dependent DNA ligase: MTALAQLVAVAERVAATSGRNEKVALIRDLLRGTARNGGEQDVALVATYLAGEPSRRRLDVGWASVYDIDVDPAPTSTLRLGDVDAALDQLATAGGPGSVGSRRAVLDELFGRATDDEQDFLRRLILGEMRLGASAGVVTKAVATAAEVPETVVRRAVMLSADLGGTATAAVSSWRDGGPAAARAALEATRLAVGQGVQPMLASTAASVREAVEGMGTAVVEWKLDGARIQVHRTDDGIRVFTRNLNDVTERSAAVVEVVSALPARQLILDGEVLAVGPDGRPSAFQDTMSAFSADEVEERGLSPFFFDILHLDGDDLIDDPLSERRRILHRLLDEAQRIPSEIVDDADAGEAILSAALDRGHEGVMVKSLDAPYAAGRRGKAWRKVKPVKTLDLVVLAVEWGSGRRTGWLSNIHLGARDGDGFVMLGKTFKGMTDQMLAWQTERFLSLEVRRTKHVVHVRPEQVVEIAVDGIQTSRRYPGGVALRFARVLRYRDDKDPSEVDTLATVKALGDSAGQG, encoded by the coding sequence GTGACCGCACTGGCACAGCTGGTGGCGGTCGCGGAGCGGGTGGCGGCCACCTCGGGGCGCAACGAGAAGGTCGCGCTGATCCGAGACCTGCTGCGGGGTACCGCCCGGAACGGGGGCGAGCAGGACGTGGCCCTCGTCGCGACCTACCTGGCCGGCGAGCCGAGCAGGCGGCGCTTGGACGTCGGGTGGGCGTCGGTCTACGACATCGACGTCGACCCCGCTCCGACCTCGACCCTTCGCCTGGGCGACGTCGACGCCGCCCTGGACCAGCTGGCGACGGCAGGCGGCCCGGGCTCCGTCGGATCTCGTCGGGCCGTGCTCGATGAGCTCTTCGGCCGGGCGACCGACGACGAACAGGACTTCCTCCGTCGCCTGATCCTGGGTGAGATGCGCCTGGGCGCGTCGGCTGGCGTCGTCACCAAGGCGGTCGCGACGGCAGCCGAGGTGCCCGAGACGGTCGTGCGACGTGCTGTGATGTTGTCTGCGGATCTGGGCGGCACCGCCACGGCAGCGGTGTCGTCGTGGCGGGACGGCGGGCCTGCGGCGGCCCGCGCCGCGCTGGAGGCGACCCGGCTCGCTGTGGGGCAGGGTGTGCAGCCGATGCTCGCCTCGACCGCGGCGTCGGTCCGCGAGGCCGTGGAGGGGATGGGCACGGCCGTGGTGGAGTGGAAGCTCGACGGCGCGCGGATCCAAGTACACCGGACCGACGATGGCATCCGGGTCTTCACCCGGAACCTGAACGACGTCACCGAGCGCTCCGCCGCCGTCGTGGAGGTGGTCAGCGCTCTGCCCGCCCGCCAGCTCATCCTTGACGGTGAGGTCCTGGCCGTCGGCCCGGATGGCCGTCCGTCGGCGTTCCAGGACACCATGAGCGCCTTCTCGGCCGACGAGGTGGAAGAGCGTGGCCTCTCCCCCTTCTTCTTCGACATCCTCCACTTGGACGGTGACGACCTGATCGATGACCCGCTGTCCGAGCGGCGGCGGATCCTGCATCGCCTCCTAGACGAGGCCCAGCGGATTCCCAGTGAGATCGTCGACGACGCGGATGCCGGGGAGGCGATCCTGTCCGCGGCCCTCGATCGTGGTCACGAGGGGGTCATGGTCAAGTCGCTCGACGCGCCGTACGCCGCGGGACGGCGCGGCAAGGCGTGGCGGAAGGTCAAGCCGGTCAAGACGCTGGACCTTGTCGTCCTGGCGGTGGAGTGGGGCTCCGGTCGACGAACGGGGTGGCTGTCGAACATCCACCTCGGCGCCCGCGACGGAGACGGGTTCGTGATGCTGGGCAAGACCTTCAAGGGCATGACCGACCAGATGCTGGCCTGGCAGACGGAGCGCTTCCTGTCGCTCGAGGTCCGGCGCACCAAGCACGTCGTCCACGTGCGTCCGGAGCAGGTCGTGGAGATCGCGGTGGACGGCATCCAGACCTCGAGGCGGTATCCCGGCGGCGTGGCGCTGCGCTTCGCCAGGGTGCTGCGCTATCGCGATGACAAGGACCCGTCGGAGGTCGACACGTTGGCGACCGTCAAGGCCCTGGGCGACTCAGCAGGCCAGGGCTAG
- a CDS encoding uracil-DNA glycosylase, whose amino-acid sequence MPPRPLDDVLGPGWAKPMEPVADAIAAMGDFLRAEIAEGRSFLPAPDRVFAAFGIPFDHVKVLILGQDPYPTPGHAMGLSFSVHPDVQPLPRSLQNIFTEYADDLGHPPPTTGDLTPWANQGVMLLNRSLTVAPGNPASHRGKGWEPITEQAIRALAMRNKPLVGVLWGRDARNTKPWLLDAPTIESVHPSPLSASRGFFGSRPFSSVNQHLEAAGAPPIDWRLP is encoded by the coding sequence GTGCCACCTCGCCCCCTTGATGACGTGCTCGGACCGGGCTGGGCCAAACCCATGGAGCCGGTCGCCGACGCGATCGCTGCCATGGGCGACTTCCTGCGCGCCGAGATCGCAGAGGGCCGCTCGTTCCTGCCGGCCCCCGATCGGGTGTTCGCCGCCTTCGGCATCCCCTTCGACCACGTCAAGGTCCTCATCCTCGGTCAGGACCCCTACCCGACACCCGGCCACGCCATGGGCCTGTCCTTCTCCGTCCACCCGGACGTCCAACCCCTCCCCCGATCGTTGCAGAACATCTTCACCGAGTACGCCGACGACCTCGGGCACCCGCCGCCGACCACCGGTGACCTGACGCCGTGGGCCAATCAGGGGGTCATGCTGCTCAACCGATCGCTGACCGTGGCACCTGGCAACCCGGCCTCCCACCGCGGCAAGGGCTGGGAGCCGATCACCGAGCAGGCCATCCGGGCCCTGGCCATGCGCAACAAGCCCCTGGTGGGCGTGCTGTGGGGCCGCGACGCCCGCAACACCAAGCCGTGGCTCCTCGACGCCCCCACGATCGAGAGCGTCCACCCCTCGCCGCTGTCCGCCTCGCGTGGCTTCTTCGGGTCACGACCGTTCTCGAGCGTCAACCAGCACCTGGAGGCCGCGGGTGCGCCACCGATCGACTGGCGCCTGCCGTGA
- a CDS encoding anti-sigma factor yields the protein MSLPPEHDLIGAYVLDALDAEERAAVEQYLSTSPEAAAEVAELRDALTALAETAAEAPPASLKGRVMAAVDETWQVPGPVAVIGEESDLVVEHDLSSEQPEATAEPDREDVVISLADRARDRDDRRGATGVWTRLALGAGAVAAGVAVVLAVSLANLNERLDSIEQQADQIAAVVAADDARQVTVDVEGGGTLNAVLSVSDGAAVVVSDGLSVISDDEIYALWTIDGGVPAPVGQLTDGEALAVTADFELIGLTVEPDGPLDQPTGDILALLEA from the coding sequence ATGAGCCTGCCTCCCGAACACGACCTGATCGGCGCCTACGTCCTGGATGCGCTGGACGCTGAGGAGCGAGCCGCCGTGGAGCAGTACCTGTCGACCTCGCCCGAGGCCGCCGCTGAGGTTGCGGAGCTTCGGGACGCCCTGACCGCGCTGGCGGAGACCGCTGCCGAGGCGCCCCCGGCCAGCCTCAAGGGCCGTGTCATGGCCGCGGTGGACGAGACCTGGCAGGTTCCGGGTCCGGTCGCCGTCATCGGCGAGGAGTCCGATCTCGTCGTCGAGCACGACCTGAGCTCCGAGCAGCCCGAGGCCACAGCTGAGCCGGACCGCGAGGACGTCGTCATCTCCTTGGCGGACCGTGCGCGCGACCGCGACGACCGACGTGGCGCGACGGGCGTCTGGACCCGACTGGCGCTCGGGGCCGGCGCGGTTGCGGCCGGCGTGGCGGTCGTGCTGGCCGTGTCGCTGGCCAACCTGAACGAGCGGCTTGACTCGATCGAGCAGCAGGCCGATCAGATCGCCGCCGTCGTGGCCGCAGACGATGCCCGCCAGGTCACGGTCGACGTCGAGGGTGGCGGGACGCTCAACGCGGTGCTGTCGGTCAGCGACGGCGCAGCTGTGGTGGTCAGTGACGGGTTGTCCGTGATCAGCGACGACGAGATCTACGCGCTGTGGACCATCGACGGTGGAGTGCCGGCGCCTGTCGGTCAGCTGACCGACGGTGAGGCCCTCGCCGTCACGGCTGACTTCGAACTCATCGGGTTGACGGTGGAGCCTGATGGTCCCCTCGACCAACCCACCGGCGACATACTGGCGCTGCTGGAGGCCTGA